In Podospora pseudoanserina strain CBS 124.78 chromosome 5, whole genome shotgun sequence, a single window of DNA contains:
- a CDS encoding hypothetical protein (antiSMASH:Cluster_11; EggNog:ENOG503PT9B) — protein MKFFVAMTAIFTTVSAVTISLPSGVSIPSGVTLPSGVVVVSAGASATAAADSDSNAKAKNKRQINIPGLQSSSTTAAAATAKAKNKRQINIPGLQSSSTAAAAATAKAKNRV, from the coding sequence ATGAAGTTCTTTGTCGCCATGaccgccatcttcaccaccgtctcGGCCGTCACCATCTCGCTCCCCTCCGGTGTTAGCATCCCCAGCGGCGTCACCCTGCCttctggtgttgttgtcgtctcGGCCGGCGCCTCCGCGACAGCCGCTGCCGACTCCGACTCCAACGCCAAGGCTAAGAACAAGCGTCAGATCAACATTCCTGGACTCCagtccagcagcaccaccgccgccgccgccactgcCAAGGCTAAGAACAAGCGCCAGATCAACATTCCAGGACTCCAGTCCAGCAgcaccgctgccgccgccgccacggcTAAGGCCAAGAACAGAGTCTAA
- a CDS encoding hypothetical protein (COG:Q; EggNog:ENOG503PD11) has translation MAQTETLLQTLAAKLPLLLSTAGLLVAVFLAQVLLKGNPLANLPVALDDLPSDEKRRQAFLTRAKDVYATGYKKFKDRVFRIITSNKYHVIIVPPKYLNELKSLPDDTVSFDGAIEQTMHAKYTKLEVGHKLIPHIVKSNLTPSLVRLNPTIAEEVQESFRREMPECDDWTPVNINYKLLRIVAMVSGRVFIGPELSRSEEYVDAAINYTIDLMHARQAVDTMRPWLRPFLANHLPEIKKLNERLAQADAFIRPIVAHRKKLPKEQAPDDMLQWMLDGQSEKFGGEYKTETLARMQLGISFAAIHTTTMTTTNVFYNLAAYPQYVSVLRDEVREVLAQNNNTFTSAALQGMKRLDSFIKETMRIDPAGFAGFQRRVYKPFTLSNGQVIPTDVIIEVPAHALAKDPDVFENPDQFNPWRFYDIRQKAREQGAVEEAAQNQFVSVNPLVLTFGYGRHACPGRFFAANEIKMIIANTILMYDMKLMDGHTQRYPNLEFGLSSIPDPTKELLFKRIEIA, from the exons ATGGCACAGACCGAGACGCTGCTGCAGACATTGGCGGCCAAACTGCCACTTCTGCTATCCACTGCTGGGCTGCTTGTGGCTGTTTTTCTGGCCCAGGTACTCCTCAAAGGGAACCCACTCGCAAATCTCCCTGTCGCCCTGGATGATCTTCCCAGCGATGAAAAACGACGACAGGCCTTCTTGACGCGGGCCAAGGATGTTTACGCTACCGGGTACAAGAAG TTCAAAGACAGAGTCTTCCGAATCATCACGTCGAACAAGTACCATGTCATCATTGTGCCCCCAAAGTATCTCAATGAGCTCAAGAGTCTTCCCGACGACACAGTCAGCTTTGACGGCGCCATTGAGCAGACCATGCACGCCAAATACACCAAGCTCGAAGTCGGCCACAAGCTCATTCCTCACATCGTCAAGAGCAACTTGACGCCCTCGCTGGTGCGACTAAACCCCACCATTGCCGAAGAAGTCCAAGAATCTTTCCGTCGGGAGATGCCCGAATGCGACGACTGGACTCCTGTCAACATCAACTACAAGCTTCTCCGTATCGTTGCCATGGTGTCAGGCCGTGTCTTTATCGGCCCGGAACTGAGCCGTTCAGAGGAATATGTCGATGCAGCTATCAACTACACCATTGACCTCATGCACGCTCGCCAGGCTGTCGACACCATGCGCCCATGGCTCCGCCCTTTTCTTGCAAATCATCTTCCCGAGATCAAGAAGTTGAACGAGCGCCTTGCTCAAGCCGATGCCTTCATTAGACCCATTGTCGCCCATCGCAAAAAGCTCCCCAAGGAGCAGGCCCCTGATGACATGCTGCAGTGGATGCTCGATGGCCAGTCTGAGAAGTTTGGCGGTGAATACAAGACCGAGACCCTTGCCAGAATGCAGCTGGGCATTAGCTTTGCTGCAATTCACACCACTACCATGACCACGACCAACGT CTTTTACAACCTGGCCGCCTACCCCCAATATGTCTCTGTGCTACGTGATGAAGTCCGAGAGGTCCTCGCACAGAACAATAACACGTTCACGTCGGCTGCTCTTCAGGGCATGAAGAGGCTGGATTCTTTCATCAAGGAAACCATGCGAATCGACCCCGCCGGTTTTGCGGGGTTCCAACGTCGCGTATACAAGCCCTTTACCCTCTCCAACGGCCAAGTGATCCCCACCGACGTTATAATCGAGGTGCCGGCCCACGCCCTTGCGAAAGACCCGGACGTATTTGAAAACCCAGACCAGTTCAATCCTTGGCGGTTCTACGACATTCGACAGAAGGCCAGGGAACAGGGCGCagtcgaggaggctgctcaGAACCAGTTCGTCAGCGTCAACCCATTGGTCTTGACGTTTGGGTACGGAAGACACGCCTGCCCAGGCCGGTTCTTCGCCGCAAACGAAATCAAAATGATTATcgccaacaccatcttgATGTACGATATGAAGCTGATGGACGGGCACACCCAGCGGTACCCCAATCTTGAATTTGGACTTTCG TCTATTCCTGACCCCACCAAGGAGCTTCTTTTCAAGCGAATCGAGATTGCTTAG
- a CDS encoding hypothetical protein (EggNog:ENOG503NVV0; COG:P; antiSMASH:Cluster_11), with the protein MPVLNVSELNIVLTIIGAFILGFGVISVLIKNRWLLGEALPAMTLGIILGPLAAKFLDSSRWGSAEPGQVSDITLGITRVVIGVQLVIAGFQLPAKYQKLRWKEMLMLMLPVMTIMWLCSTLCMMATIPKVTLLATLVMAACITCTDPVLSQAVAKGPFSDKFVARDLREIISSEAGANDGFGFPFLLLATYLMRAQTPEASTLVARAGEEVVRHGGGVGQAIGKWFLETWLYFVLMSIAIGVVVGYAAGKGLKFALQRKWVDSESYVLYPTALGLFLLGVCGMIGGDDLLACFTAGSVLNWDGEYMRETLERHDEVNSSVDVLLNFGGFMYLGTVIPWSEFHQPDTTGITVPRLIALGFLILAFRRIPAIFIMYKFMPNVIKNWKEALFMGYFGPIGIGAAFYVEHTRHLYPKLADADEEMGNLLRAIGPTVYFLVFFSIVIHGLSIPALNAIYGWYGIQPIQDDAMLFERKSIRVPTPVNAEVGDDHTFIAYNRFSRPVFDDAELPTFDRTISMGRRSMSRVSMGRRSMSRISLSQYPTISRAPTISRVPSQNRDRDREEKDDPADSPGTSSFSSSAETKAPEVEIPLTPAPQPAQTIETPGLGRPTTIKYAV; encoded by the exons ATGCCTGTCCTAAACGTCAGCGAGCTCAATATTGTATTGACAATTATTGGTGCTTTCATCTTGGGATTCGGCGTCATCTCGGTCCTCATCAAGAACCGATGGCTTCTCGGCGAAGCTC TCCCTGCTATGACCCTTGGTATCATTCTTGGTCCACTAGCGGCCAAATTTCTAGACTCTTCGCGATGGGGCTCAGCCGAACCAGGCCAAGTATCTGATATCACGCTG GGCATTACACGAGTGGTTATCGGCGTCCAGCTTGTCATTGCTGGTTTTCAACTGCCGGCCAAGTACCAAAAGCTTCGGTGGAAGGAGATGCTCATGCTCATGCTTCCCGTCATGACAATCATGTGGCTGTGCTCGACTCTCTGCATGATGgccaccatccccaaggTGACCCTGCTGGCGACCTTGGTTATGGCTGCTTGCATCACCTGTACCGATCCCGTTTTGTCACAAGCCGTTGCCAAGGGCCCCTTTTCCGACAAGTTTGTCGCCAGAGACCTCAGAGAAATCATCTCTTCGGAAGCCGGCGCTAACGATGGCTTTGGTTTCCCgtttttgttgctggcgaCCTATCTCATGCGGGCCCAGACCCCCGAGGCATCGACACTCGTCGCTCGGGCCGGAGAGGAAGTGGTGagacatggaggaggagtaggcCAGGCGATTGGCAAATGGTTCCTCGAAACATGGCTCTATTTTGTGCTCATGTCGATTGCTAtcggtgttgtggttggatATGCTGCTGGGAAGGGGCTGAAGTTTGCCTTGCAACGCAAGTGGGTAGACTCTGAGAGTTATGTGCTCTACCCCACTGCGCTCGGT CTGTTCTTGCTTGGTGTCTGTGGCATGATCGGGGGTGACGATTTGCTGGCTTGCTTCACCGCTGGCAGTGTCCTAAACTGGGATGGTGAATACATGCGTGAGACATTGGAACGACACGATGAGGTAAACTCATCCGTTGATGTCCTCCTCAACTTTGGAGGCTTCATGTACCTCGGCACCGTGATCCCATGGAGCGAGTTCCATCAGCCAGACACGACCGGCATCACAGTTCCCCGCCTTATCGCCCTCGGGTTCCTCATCCTTGCCTTCCGCCGCATCCCTGCTATTTTTATCATGTACAAGTTCATGCCGAACGTCATCAAGAACTGGAAGGAGGCCTTGTTTATGGGATACTTTGGCCCCATTGGCATCGGAGCTGCCTTTTACGTCGAACACACCAGGCATCTTTATCCGAAACTCGCCGACGCCGATGAAGAGATGGGCAATTTGTTGAGGGCTATCGGGCCAACGGTGTatttcctcgtcttcttttccATCGTCATTCACGGTCTTTCCATCCCCGCCTTGAACGCAATTTATGGCTGGTACGGTATCCAGCCAATCCAGGACGATGCCATGCTTTTCGAGCGCAAGTCTATCCGCGTCCCGACCCCCGTCAACGCCGAGGTCGGTGACGATCACACGTTTATCGCCTACAACCGCTTCTCACGCCCCGTTTTCGATGATGCCGAGTTGCCGACATTCGACCGCACCATTTCCATGGGTCGCAGGTCGATGAGCCGCGTTTCGATGGGCCGCCGATCCATGAGCAGAATCTCGTTGAGCCAATACCCTACCATCAGCAGGGCCCCCACCATCAGCAGAGTGCCTAGCCAGAACCGTGACCGTGACCGGGAAGAGAAAGACGATCCGGCCGATTCACCTGGCACCTCTAGCTTTTCCAGCTCAGCGGAAACCAAGGCGCCCGAGGTTGAGATCCCGTTGACCCCCGCTCCCCAACCTGCACAGACAATAGAGACGCCTGGGTTGGGACGTCCAACAACTATAAAGTACGCGGTATAG